TGGATCTATAGATATGCTTGATATAGCAAGAAAAAGTATATCTGCCATAATACCTGATATATTTAGAAAAATTAAGACTAAAGTTAGTTTAATAGCAAAATCGCTTGATGGTAAAATTTTAAATGACCCATTTAGTGATGAAGAATTTGTAGCAAATGTTATTTTAGGTACAATGGACGCAGATAGTTTTTTAGAAGAAATACAAAACTTTGACCCACAAAATGTTATTTTAATTGTAGCAAATAGGCATGATATTCAAAAAAAAGCTGTAGAAATAGGTGTTAAATGCCTTATTATTTCAAACAATGCGAAGCCTTCCAAGGATATTATTGATCTTGCAAAAAAAAATCAGGTAGCAATTATTCTGTCTTCTTATGGTTCATTTGCGACAGCTGGTCTTGTCGAATGGAGCGCACCAATATTTACTATAGCAGATAAAAACCCATCTACAGTCCAAGAAGGTGAATTTGTAAAAGACATCAAAGAAAAGGTTTATAGCTCTAAAAATCGTGCAATCATGGTTTTAAATCCTTTTGGCAATATACTTGGCATTATAACAAGAACTGATATTATAAAATATTCAAAAAGACAGGTAATACTTATTGATCATTCTGATTCGATTAACGCTCCAGAAGGGATATTTGAAAGTGAAGTATTAGAAATAATTGATCATCACAGATTAGGAGACATAAAAACTTCTAATGTTACACGCTACAGAATAGAACCATTTGGCGCAACAGCAACCATAATCGCAGATGAGTTTTTTAAAAATAATATAATACCAGAAAAAAAGATTGCGTTACTTCTTGCAAGCGGTATAATTGTTAATACTTTATTTTTGCAACCAGATAAAACATGTGATTATGATC
This genomic interval from Desulfurella sp. contains the following:
- a CDS encoding putative manganese-dependent inorganic diphosphatase; this encodes MRSAKHIFVIGRKNPDLDSIASCIGYAYLKNKISNSNEYIACASGSINVETQKVLSYLGAPLPNFITNLNLKVCDIMTQNIITVEKNAPITDVFKLMLKKDLRIVPIVDEENKFCGSIDMLDIARKSISAIIPDIFRKIKTKVSLIAKSLDGKILNDPFSDEEFVANVILGTMDADSFLEEIQNFDPQNVILIVANRHDIQKKAVEIGVKCLIISNNAKPSKDIIDLAKKNQVAIILSSYGSFATAGLVEWSAPIFTIADKNPSTVQEGEFVKDIKEKVYSSKNRAIMVLNPFGNILGIITRTDIIKYSKRQVILIDHSDSINAPEGIFESEVLEIIDHHRLGDIKTSNVTRYRIEPFGATATIIADEFFKNNIIPEKKIALLLASGIIVNTLFLQPDKTCDYDLKMLQWLCEKASTDYQTFSLQIRNIINT